aactgatgattgatgcttctcatctctctccattcctgtctgtctgtccctatctatccctctctctgactctgtctctgtctctgtaaaaaacaaaacaaaacaaaaaaccactttcttttataattacaTCCTACCCTCTACTAGACTGTAAGACAATTGCAGGTAGAGATCAAAGCATATCCTTTTGTACCTCAGCACTTAACATACTGTGCTACAGATAAAAAGCCAGTGTTGAAAGGGGTGGTGCTTGAGCTAAAGACCAtcagctggggccctggccggttggctcagcggtagagcgtcggcctggcatgcgggggaccgggtttgattcccggccagagcacataggagaagcgcccatttgcttctccaccccccccccttcctctctgtctctctcttcccctcccgcagccgaggctccattggagcaaaagatggcccaggcgctggggatggctccttggcctctgccccaggcgctagagtggctctggtcgcggcagagcgacccccccccccaggggcagagcatcgccccctggggggcagagcgtcgcccctggtgggcgtcccgggtggatcccggttgggcgcatgcgggagtctgtctgactgtctcttcccgtttccagcttcagaaaaatacaaaaaataaaataaataaataaaagaccatCAGCTGGGAAGATTTCTTGCCTGAGGAAAGTGACTGGGTTCTGAAGGAGAGTGCGGCAGCCCttataaaaaaagcaaagagatTGTTTTTTTCTGGAGGGGCATTAATGACTCTGATGCCAGCGAGAACCTCATCTGTCTATGTCCACAGGAATCAGGAGATGATGAGTATCAAGGGGACCAGTCAGACACAGAGGATGAGGTGGACTCTGACTTTGACATTGATGAAGGAGATGAACCATCcagtgatggagaagcagaagagCCAACAAGAAAGCGCCGAGTAGTCACCAAAGCCTATAAGGTGCAGGGGAAGTCCTAGTTTTCTTGGACTTCCTTAATTCCTATTTTCCCTTTCATTAGGTCCCAGTACTCCCCACACCAGTCCCATTTCCTGTAGTGCTAGTTTTCCCATTTCCTATAGTGCTGGTTTTCTCTTAACAGTCCCATCTTCTTCCTCCTTATCTCTCTGTTCTCTGGTGTCTGATTCCAATCTGTCCCCAGGAACCTCTCAAGAGCTTAAGGCCTCGCAAAGTCAGCACACCAGCTGGTTCTCAGAAGGCCCGAGAAGAGAAGGCACTGCTACCACTAGAACTACAGGATGATGGCTCTGACAGTGAGTGGGGATATTTGGTCAATTGACAGTACTGGAGTATGatgataaaattattaatatagtgcctgaccaggcggtggcgcagtggatagagtgttggactgggatgccgaggacccaggttcgagaccccgaggttgccagcttgagtgcgggctcatctggtttgagaaaaaaaaaaaaaaaaaaaaaatgctcatcagcttagacccaaggtcactggctcaagcaaggggttactcggtctgctgaaggcccgtggtcaagaaacatatgagaaagcaatgaacaactaaggtgtcgcaatgaaaaactgatgattgttgcttctcatctctctccgttcctgtctgtctgtccctatctatccctctctctgactctctctctgtccttgtaaagaaaaaaaaaaattattaatatagtgcctgaccaggcagtggcgcagtggatagagcgttggactgggatgcggacgacccaggttcgagaccccgaggtccccagcttgagtgcgggctcatctggtttgggcaaagctcaccagcttggacccaaggtcaatggcttgagcaaggggttactcggtctgctgtaggcccacggtcaaggcacatatgagaaagcaatcaatgaacaagtaaggtgttgcaacacgcaatgaaaaactaatgattgatgcttctcagacttttttttttttttttttgtatttttctgaagctggaaatggggagagacagtcagacagactcccgcatgcgcccaaccgggatccacccggcacacccaccaggggcgacgctctgcccaccagggggcgatgctctgcccctccggggcgtcgctctgctgagaccagagccactctagcgcctggggcagaggccaaggagccatccccagcgcccgggccatctttgctccaatggagcctcagctgcgggaggggaagagagagacagagaggaaggagggggggggggtggagaagcaaatgagcgcttctcctatgtgccctggccgggaatcgaacccgggtcccccgcacgccaggccgacgctctaccgctgagccaaccggccagggcaatgattgatgcttctcatatctctgttcctgtctgtctgttcctgaatattcctctctctgactctctctgtctctctaaaaaaaataattattgcctgacctgtggtggcgcagtggataaagcgtagacctggaaatgctgaggttgccggttcgaaaccctgggcttgcctggtcaaggcacatatgggagttgatgcttccagctccaacccccttctctctctctctgtctctctctctgcctctctctctcctctctaaaaatgaataaataaataaataaaaattaaaattaaaaaaaataattattaatatatttagtaTTAATGCCAAATTTACTGAAGTTGATAACTACTATGATGATGTAAGGAAAATCCTTATTAGGAAATCTACACTGAAGCATTTAGGGGTAGAGAGCCATGATCTGTGCAACTTAACTGATTACtcagaaaaaatgaaacacaTAACATACACTTACAGAATGCTAATGgggcaaaatgttaacagtagGTGATCTGGGTAAAGCATACATGAGTGTTCTTTGTACTattctttgtactattttttttataagtttgaaataatttccaagtaaaaagttttatttttattttttatccaaaaTGTCTTTATTGGGGTGGTTCCCCACTTATTTTGATTTGGGGTGCTTTTAGTGTTGCTTCCTTCTGAAGAAGCATCCTTCTGTAAGCCTTGTTTTTCCACCTGTAGGCTGACAGAGGGCAGTGGAGCAGCCAACACACAAAACTACtgtttgtggcctgaccaggcggtggcgcagtggatagagcgtcggactgggatgcggaaggacccaggttcgagaccccgaggttgccagcttgagccgggctcatctggcttgagcaaaaagctcaccagcttggacccaaggttgctggctccagcaaggagttactcggcctactgaaggcccccggtcaaggcacatatgagaaagcaatcaatgaacaactaaggtgtcacaacgaaaaactgatgattgatgcttctcatctctcttcgttcctgtccgtctatccctctctctgactctctctccctgtaaaacaaacaaacaaacaaacaaaaaactactgtTTGTGTATGACTAGACGGTAGTGATTCTATAGCATCCTGGGCACTTCACATCCATGAAGTAGGAATTGGGGCTCTGCACCAGGCACTACTTGtgtttcctcttctcctcttctgGAGAAGGATGAAGGAGATCCTTAGCAAAAGGCATGTtatccaaaaaaaatcaaaataaaaaaataaataaataaaggcatgttGTCCTTGAAGGGTTGTCACCTCCAGAAAGGCTCCAACTAaaaagttttgtgtgttttttttacagagacagagagtcagagagagggatagatagggacagacagacaggaacagagagagatgagaagcatcaatcattagttttttgttgtgataccttagttattcattgattgctttctcatatgtgccttgaccgtgggcctacagcagaccgagtaactccttgctcaagccagtgaccttgggtccaagttggtgagctttgctcaaaccagatgagcctgcactcaagctggggacctcggggtctcgaacctgggtcgtccgcatcccagtccgatgctctatccactgcggcaccgcctggtcaggctaaaaagttttaaataaaaaaaaaaataataaaggaggtGGATCTGAATTCAAagattttttcttcctctctgacttCCTTCCCAGGTCGGAAGTCCATGCGTCAATCTACAGCTGAGCATACGCGACAAACATTCCTGCGGGTGCAGGAAAGGCAGGGCCAGTCACGGCGGAGAAAGGGGCCCCACTGTGAGCGGCCACTGACCCAGGAAGAGCTGCTCCGGGAGGCCAAGGTCACAGAGGAGCTCAACTTGCGTTCACTGGGTCAGTGTGTGGCTTTGAGAACAGTGGGTACAGGGGCTGAGAAGCATAAGGAAGCTGATACCTGGAAGACCCAAAGAACTGGAAAGGTGGAGATTTGGGTCAAGgacatcagaagaaaaaaaatgaggatagtaaaTGATTAGGAGCGAAGGCTCTACAGAACAAGTTAAGATACTTCAGTATAAAATAAGATCTGTATGGAACTGAGTTCAGATTCTAGTTTTGCTGTTCACTTGCTGTAAGACTGCAGGGAAATTACTTAACCTACTTGCATGTTGCTTTCCTTGTTCACAAAATGGGATGATGATGTCTAGTTTAATGATCAGGAGAATCAGTTCATGAGCTAAATtgccttaaagtaaaaaaattttaaatctcttcaGTTTATGTGCTAGTGGGTAAGCAATCACATACAATAATGTATTGTgtgaccctggctggctggctcagtggtagagcgtcggcccagcatgtggaagtcctaggttcaattcccggccagggcacacaggagaagcgcccatctgcttctccacccttccctttctccttcctctctctctcttccccttctgcagccaagtgtcctttggagcaaagttggcccaggcactgagaatggctccatggcctctgcctcaggtgctagaatggctcctgttgcaacagagcaacaccctggatgtgccgagcattgccccctggtgggcatgccgggtggatcctggtcgggcacatgcaatagtctgtctctgtctctctgccttctcgcttcagaaaaatacaaaaataaaagtattgtgcaagaacatacatttaaaaaagttttttttacatttattgatttttagagagaggaagagagagtgagatagaaacatcgatttgttgttccactttattcATGCCAtcgttggttgatttttttttaaagattttatttattgattttacagagagagaagagagaagtggggtGAGTGAGAGGAATTAACttacagttgcttcacttcagttgttcactgattgtcatatatgccctgaccgggcaagcccagggctttgaaccagcgacctcagcattccaggtcgacggtatattcactacaccaccacaggccaggctcattgtttgattcttgtatgtgccttaactgggattgaacccacaacctcagaatGTCAGGagaacaacactccaaccaactaggCTACCCGGCCAGGATG
The Saccopteryx bilineata isolate mSacBil1 chromosome 3, mSacBil1_pri_phased_curated, whole genome shotgun sequence DNA segment above includes these coding regions:
- the VPS72 gene encoding vacuolar protein sorting-associated protein 72 homolog isoform X2, with protein sequence MSLAGGRAPRKTAGNRLSGLLEAEEEDEFYQTTYGGFTEESGDDEYQGDQSDTEDEVDSDFDIDEGDEPSSDGEAEEPTRKRRVVTKAYKEPLKSLRPRKVSTPAGSQKAREEKALLPLELQDDGSDSRKSMRQSTAEHTRQTFLRVQERQGQSRRRKGPHCERPLTQEELLREAKVTEELNLRSLEKREKEVRIRKHQLSYVL
- the VPS72 gene encoding vacuolar protein sorting-associated protein 72 homolog isoform X3, which encodes MSLAGGRAPRKTAGNRLSGLLEAEEEDEFYQTTYGGFTEESGDDEYQGDQSDTEDEVDSDFDIDEGDEPSSDGEAEEPTRKRRVVTKAYKEPLKSLRPRKVSTPAGSQKAREEKALLPLELQDDGSDSRKSMRQSTAEHTRQTFLRVQERQGQSRRRKGPHCERPLTQEELLREAKVTEELNLRSLDLILLPQLLH